Part of the Prionailurus viverrinus isolate Anna unplaced genomic scaffold, UM_Priviv_1.0 scaffold_45, whole genome shotgun sequence genome, ACAGAATCAAGGATGCAGTGTGGAATTTCCGGCGTCTGGGAGTCCTCGTTGGCTCTCGACGGTATTTTAACGTGTttcttgtgtttaatttttagtcAGACTTTGACCCCGGCGCAGGCTTCAGTGGTCGCCAAGGATCAGGAGCCTAAGAGCTTTGGTTCGAGACAATTAAAGACGTGGGATGAGGATCCAGTGACAGGACGCGGTTCTGCCGGGGGATTCTGAAGATAAAACGCTTTGAAAAGTCGAATTCATGGTCGTGGAAGCTGAGCCCATATTAAGAAATGTCAGGTTGGTCGGGGCTCCCGGAGTGTGAAGCAGCTGGAAACCAGGCCCTCTGCGACCGCGGTCACCCTGTCCGTTCGGCGCGTGCGGCGGGTCAGGACAGCCTCAGTGAAGCCCCGCGTGCGGTGGAGCGAGGGGGTTCCTCGGggggcccagccccccacccccccccaccccccccccccacccccgccacgcCTCCCCAGGGCAGGTGGTCCAGGCCACAGGTCGATGCTGGGTTTGTTCTGGTCGTCCGCCCGCAAGCTCGCTCCCGGGTTGGGGAGTTGCCGCAGAAACCCAAGGCCTGTTCCGGCGCTGGCTGCGTGGTCGGGAGGCCGGGGCCTCCCTGGGTGAGGGGGCGTCGTCCGGTCGGGGGTCCCGACGACGCTGCGTCTGGGCAGCCCTGCGGACTGGGCCTGCTCTCCAGCGGGCGGCGCCCTGGCATCGGCGGTGTCCGGGCCCGCAGGGGGGCCTTACAGCCTCAGAGCTCAGCTCGCGGGGGTGACGCCGGTCCGTGCTCGTCAGGAGTTAGAGCTGAGGGACTCTGGCGGCGGGCGTCTTCCAGGTCACTCGAGAACGGCGGCGATAAGCCTCCGCTGGTAAAGTCAGTCTTCTAAGTGAGATCACCGTCCCAGCACGGCTGGAGACGTGAGCGCCGTCGGTGCGCGCAGCTCCGGGCCGTCTGGAGACCGCGCCTGTGCCGGGCCCCCCGGGGGCGGGAATCGCACCGCTcgcggggcagggagggaggcagcagaGACGGGGTTCTGGCCCTGCCGACCCCGCTCTGAGCCACCCGCCGGGGCCGCCGCGTCCAGGCGGCTCGCGTAGGCGGTGCACTGGGGCCGTGGGCCTTCCCCGGGGCGAGTCTTCGTGAGGCCGTGGGGTGCGCGGGGCTGGTCCCGGCGCCTGGGAGGCCCTCCTGGACGAGGCGTAGTCCCCTCCTGTCTGGAAGGAGCTTCTGGCGATTCTGagtccccctcaccccccacccctgcacggTGTCTGCTCTTCAAACCTGCTAGCAGACGCGGTCCCTTCAGGGTTTCTGGGTAGCCACGCTGCCGCCAGAGGCGGAAAAGAACGGATGCCATCGCGAGGCCTGTGGCGCTGCGTCTGCGTGTCCCGGGGTCACAGTGCTGAAGACCGCGGCTGCCCCGGCGCCTCCACGCGTGTCTGCAGCCGAGCCCCGTGGGGTGGTGACCGTCGGCGGCGTCCCTGCTCACTCGGGCCTCAGTGAGCTGTAGCAGACGCTGGTGTGCTTCTCCCGGTGGCTCATAACCCTGGTTTGACAAAGTCCAGACGAGCACACGCGGGACCTCTCCGGGCCTGCGCCGGGCTGCGGATGGTGGCGGGTGGCAGGGGGCTCGAGGTCTCAGCCGGGGCCGCCGCTGTGCTGAGCGTCCGCTCCTGTCTCCGCAGGCGTCCGACCCCCGATCATGAACGGGCCCATGCACCCCCGGCCCCTGGTAGCGCTGCTCGACGGCCGGGACTGCACGGTGGAGATGCCCATCCTGAAGGACGTGGCCACGGTGGCCTTCTGTGACGCACAGTCCACGCAGGAGATCCACGAGAAGGTAACGGCGCGGGGTGCTCGGGGGAGCGAGGAGGGCAGGCGGGTCCCTCAGGCGTGAGCCTCAGCGGCTCCCGGGCCACCAAGACACGTGCGGCCATCGTCACCCCACCCTGTCAGAGGCGGAGACGGCTACTGCTTGGCATCTCGAGCCGTTGCCATTGCGACCAGATGTTCCCAGAAAGCAGATCCGGGGGCCGCGGACATGGCAGACAGGACTGGGGGCCGGTGAGCTGCGTCATCCTGGTCCCACATTGGTCACCTGGGGCGTCCCGGGCTGGCGGCCAGGCATTTGGGCCTGGGGTGTCTGCTTCTGGACGTGGCTCCTGGAGGGCCTGCTGCGGGCAGCCCAGCCCGGGTCTGGGTTGGGGCCCCGGTGACAGGATGGACGGGACGAAGCCGCCGTCCTCACGCCGCCCGCCACCCCCACATTGCCCGACGCGTCCGTGTCAAGCCTTGAGCCGGGCTGCCGGCGACCCCACGCCGCTGCGCCTTGGGGGCCCGGCAGAGGCAACGGACAGTCCCCTGTAGGGGATGGCCCCGTTGGCCAAGCCACATGTCCTTCCCAGCAGCCGTTTTCTGCTGCGTGTCCGTCACAGAACCCGAGGGCCCGGGCAGACAGCCCCCGCCCAcgcagagagagagcccatggcTGTGGAAGAAAACCCACAGGAGCCAGGATGCCGAGGGTGGGGCTGAGCGTGTGCGCTGCTGATAGAAACCTCAGGAACCTGGCGGGCCGGTGGGGGGGGCAGGAGCGCCGTGACCAAGTGACGGCCCACCACCGTCCAGGGCTGGCGGAGTGCCGCCCGCTGTGGGGCGCTCGCGGAGCAGCCCCTCTGGAGGAGGCACATGCTGCGACACCCCcacagtgaccccccccccccccccgccagtgtTTATGCCAGAGGAGAGACCCTCCCGTCCCGACGGTCGGCGAGTTCGGCAGCGCCggggcaaggtgcatgggggctcGGGTGCCCAGGCGAGGAGCACGGGGCCGAGTGGGGCTCTGCCCACGTGACGGTCTGGCCTGTGGCCCGCCCAGGTGCTGGCCGCTTCAGTCACCACAGGGCGGAACCATGTGGCCACGCACACCCGTGCGTGTGGAACGATGGAGCTGGGAGGGCGATTGTGAACCTTCTGCTGTTCCAGACTAAAacttttagttcatttttttacttaagaaattttttttcagagttttattttagagagagtgtgcacatgcaggcggggaggggcagagagagacagagagagagggagggagggagaatcccaagcaggctccatgctgtaaacacagagccccacgtggggctcaaacacacaaccctgaggtcaaggcCTGAGCCGAGTcgagagccggacgcttaactgactgagccacccaggcgcccccaaagcgtTTCGCTGAAAACTACAGCCCATATAGGGCATGAAAGAGACATACagatagaaatgtttaaaaaccatAAGCAATAGTAAAGCAAGTTCTACCAATAAATTTGAACACTAACCCAAAacgtgttttcttttaaaattgtaatttatcAAAACTATCTTGATAAGTTAACGTAAAACCCAGATAAGCAAGTCAGACAcccggggaggggcagtgaggggccTCAGCTCCATTCCGCCCCACGCCCAGCAGACAGACAGACGTTGCCAGACGGCTCGGGAAGACAGGACGACGGGTACTCGCAGAGAAAAACGGCCTGTGATTTACGCTTTGGGTAGAAGAGAGCCTTGGGACCCGGCCAGTCAGAGCCTCAGCGAGACCTACGGGGCACCTGCTTGTGCAGCCGGCGGCTCGCGGCGGGAAGGCGGCACCCGAGAACTCGAACGCGCACTTGGAAATCAAACACGCGAGtggaaaaacttaattttaatagaAAGCTTGGAAGACACAGCCAAGGGGAGCCTGAAGGAGAGGTGGAAGAGGCGAGGCCAGAGGAGAGCCTTGCAGACCCAAGGGCTCTCGGCCGGGCGTGCCCGCCTAGCTGCCACCCTCGGGAACCTCCCGCTTCCCGGCGGAAACACACCTCCTTCCCCAGGCTTTGCTGCTGGGCATAGCCCGGGGACTAAGTCCAACCAGGAAGAGGTGACAGGCCTTGTGTGCAGAGCCGCCTTCCCTCTCTGTGGGCCGGAAACCACGTGTGATGGCTGGAGCCTGGGCAGCCACCTGGGAGTGGCAGAGCCACCATACGGGAGCCCTGGACCCTGATGGCTGTGGAGCTGACACAGGGCCCCTGGACCACCTATCTGAGGGCTTTGGCTTGGGAGGGAAACGGCTTCTCTTCCACATCGCCGTGGATCAGGGAGTTAGTTCTACCTGCTTGTAACCAGCTGGATGTCGGATGTTACCTGAGTGTTACGGAGGAGAGACTGAACACATCACCGGATGTGATGAAGAAACCTTCCAGAGCTAAATGGAGACTCTGGCTCTCTTGCCGCGAAACCAGGACAAGTGTTGGGGGCCCGCAGGATGCTTTGCTGTTCAAGTGGCAGATCCCGCCaccagccccactttgggtaccTTAAAGCTTCTGGGAAAACCAGTTTTCAACCCAGGGTTGCACGTTGTCAGACTGCAGAGGCAGGGGCATTTTCTCAGTTACTCTTGGAAGCTCCTTAAAGACCGGCACCTGCAAAGCAGAGGGGCAGtccggggggggcgggggggggggggggcgcggcagGTGGGAGGGTGCCGTCAGCCGGCCTGGAGCAGGAAGTCCCTGAGGGGCATTTCTGGGAAAGTGGGGCACCTGTAGGCGGCAATGTGGGGACACGTCAAGGAAGACGGCAAGGGCGCAGAAAAAGTGTTTCGAGAGTCCTGGTCAAAAGTGAGGCTCCTGGTCCCCGGAGGGAGGTACCGGGGCCGCGCGAGAAGTGAGGGGGACGTCCAGGCAAATGCAGCGAGTGGTGCGTGGCGGGAGGTGGCTTTCGGGCGGGAGTGTCCCAGCGACTCTGAGCACACAGTAGGGCTGTGTTGGTGCCCACTGAGAGGGCCCGGGGAAGCGGGGAGCATTCGGGAAGTGAGCCCAGGTACCCCGGGGCAGCCTCCCAGGTGAGCGGCCACGCGTGTGCACGTGTCCTGACAAAAGTAGGGGGGCTTCTGGAGGGGCTGACCTTCCCGCCCTGAGGTCAGGACAGAAGTGGCCGTGCTGAGTTCTGTGGAAAACGGGGCCGTGCCACAGAAAAGGTCGCTGCGTTGAAGAGCAGCGAAAACAGTCACGTGGcgaaagaaaagacaagagtgACAAATGGGTGGCTGTTTGCTGTACCCGAGACGGCTCACGCTGCTCTCCTCCAAGCGACAGGGACAAGACAAGTCCCAGCAGATGGGGGGCGGCGGAGGGTGCGTTTGGGCAAAAACAGCGCCGGGAAGCAGGTGACACTGTCCCCGCCCCACGTTAGCCCCGCTCTGGCTGCACCCAGGGAGCATCGGGAGGTGTGAGGCGCCACGCCTGCTCAGcggtggccgtggccgtggccggcTTTGATGGTGCTTTGGCAGTTCTGTGAAAACCTGCCCCCTCTGGGCCTGCACGTGGCCCTTTGTCACAGGGAAACATCCCGTGACAACCATATAAAAGTGTGCTGGGGGCACCGTGTCACTGGCCcgcttttctgagcctcagcctcACAAAATGAGTCACACCTTTGTGTGGACGCAGAAAGTAAGTAAACCTGAAGTCCTGGGAAGCTTGCGCAtggtgcgtgcgtgtgtgtgtgtgtgtgtgtgtgtgtgtgtgtgtgtgtaaaggaagCGAGCGAGGCCTCCCCTCCGGGATGCAGGGAGGGGGCGTCGTGGACCCCGCCAGTGCCTCGCAGCACACATCTTCCCAGCCAGCCGTTTGCTGCTCCCCTTCTGCGTGGTGCCCAGCGAGTGCCCCtcagaccctgctgctgctgtgaGCACTTCGGGGCCCCTGGGCTGACTTCATCCTGCAAGGCGGGCCCCACGTACCCGTTCGGGGGCTAAAGACACCGTTCAGGCAGTAGCCTGGCCACACGGCTGGTGGAGGGGGATGTGAGTTGCCGGTGTCCGACTTAGGGAGACAGACGTCCCCTCTGGGAGGTCGGTGTGGCACCTGGGGGTATCCCAGCCCCTTCGCGGTCACGAGAGGGAATGTGAGGGACTTCCAGGGCGCGTGGGCCTGGGGGCCGGGTGGAGCGGTGCGGTGGTCCTGGCCTGTGCCCGTCTGCACGGAGCTGCCGCGGCAGCGGGCCCTCCCCCCGCGGCTGGGCGGGGCCTCCCTGGCAGGGCCAGGGGCGGGTGGCCGCTGAGGACTGCAGCTTCCTGTTCTGAGAACTTCACCTGGTACCGCGTGGTTAAAATAGGCTCAGTGGAAAAAGGATTAAGACATGAAAAAATTTACCAAGAAGCCTATGTGGGCAGGTCACGCCGAGAAGTGCAAATTAGGGCTGAAACGACGGGTGTCCCTCCCACGTAGCATTTTACACCCCGGACTGCCCGGCGCTGCGGGCTCGGTGCCGGCGCGGGGGTCGTAACCGCCAGGTGCGGCCGGAGCGGCGCCCGGAGCCCGAAGAGGCCTCTCCAGCGGACCCGCTGGTTTGCACTGCTAGGGACTTCTCTCAAGGCAGTCGTGGGTTTTACTGCAGCCAACAGTGGTCGtaacccagatgccccaacagtAGGGAACGTCAGATCCCGGATCGTCCGTGTCGGGATGTAGTTCAGGACAGTGAAGGTCACGATTTGAAGACTTGCCTGCCGTGGTTAAATGCTCAAGATAGAAAGCCGGCCGCCTGCACGCACGCAAGCTGAGCCTTGCTCTTCTCTGCAAGAGGCCCGCATGTGCCCAGCTGCCCCGGCCGGAGACCCCATCTCCCTCGGGAGCTCCCGTCCACAGTCCGTGTGTCCCTGAGCCCAGGGCTGCTCCTCCTGGCGCTGGCTTGCACGCATCTGGATCCCCAGTTCCGCTGCACGCCCGTGTCTGCCCACAGTGGGCACCGGCAGATCTgtcccctcgcccccacccctgctgccatGGCCACCCACGTCTCCGGTCTGTgcagcacagcagccagaggacCGACCCTTCCCAGGGTCTCGTTGGCCAAGGTCTGCCCTCTTGCCTCCGCCCCACAGCCCCGCGTCCGCTTCCCAGCCACCCTCCTCGTGCGCTCCTAGTTAACCCTGTGTCCCCTCAGCACTCGCTGCTGCTCCCCTGTCACACGTGGGTCCTCGCTTCCCTCTCACACCAGGGCCAGTCAAGGTGCCAGAAGTCTGTGCCTGTGCAGCCTGGACCTCCTTCCAGGAGTCCAGGGGCAGGGGTCAGGATGTGGGCAGTGACCCATCCCATTTGTTCACACGTCAGCCTGGCACATCCTCGCCTCTAGGAGCTGAAATTCCTAGGATCTTCAGTGCGAGGAGCGGGAGCAGGGGCCCACAGCACCCTCAAGTCCGGGCCAGCCAGAGCTCGCAGGACCAGGGACCCAGGCCGCCTCTGTCCTGCCTCTCAGTCATCTCTCCCTTGGCCCTTTTGGTGTGGTCCCCTACGGCCATGTCCCCCTGGCCACCTCAGCCGGCAGGAGAAGGGAGGCCATGCCAGCCTGAGGGAGTTGTCTGTGTTTTGGGTTGCCATCTGTCCAGTGGAGGAAGGAACTGAGACAGGGCGGTTAGCAGCTTCACTGTGCCCTGCACCCCACACGGGACGCCTGCTCTACTCCACTGCCCACATCAGCCCGGAGTCTAGGCTGTCCTGGGTGCGGTCCCCCTCAGCTCATGCCTGGTGCCTTGCCGTCCAGCAGCCTGTGCACAGCCCACTGCTGGCCTCACTCGTCCTGGGGACTCAAGGTCAGCAGAGCCTGTGGTTGGCCTCCCTCCCCATGCAGGAGACCCAGAGTCAGCACAGGAAGCTCAGTCTGGGGGAGGACAGGGTAGCATGGTGCTGGAAGTCCCCAGTAGCCAGCGCATTTTTTTGAATTGGAGGTGTCTTGATTATAAAGCTCACGGCTGTACCCTGTTAGGGTCCCTGAACTATGACACGCCCTGGATTACACCGTGTGTCTGGAGCATCGCCGGCCCGGAGATGGGACCTTGCGGCTCTTCCGCCAACGTCCGGCTCTTGCCACGACAGCCCTTTAAGGCCGTGCTCGCGGCCCTGGGGCGCGGTCCTGCTGCCCTCCTGGACCTGGGCCAAGCCCCCCAGAAACCAGGCGTCCCAGCCTCCTGTGTGGCTGCTGGGCACCCTGGGGGCTTCCAAGCGGGGTGCTGTGCACACTGGGGGCCACGCTACAGCGGCATGGGGTGTGGTCTGCACAGGCGCCGCTGAGTGAGGCGGGGCTTGGTCAGCAGGGAATAGGCCACGCGTGGGGTGTGGGCGTGGTCCGCGCGGGCCTGCCCCCTCGTGGGGGTATGGGCGTGGTCTGCACGGGCACCGCCGAGTGAGGCGGGGCTTGGTCGGCAGGGACCAGGCCCCTCGGGTGTGGGCGTGGCCTGCGCAGCGGCTCTGAGCTCGGTCTTCAGGGCTTATCCCCACCCGCGGAGAGCCCCACGCTTGCGCGGGGCCTGTGGGTGGAGCCCTAACTTTGGGGAGGGCCGCCCCCTTTGGGCGGTTCTGCAAGCGGAGTGGGGCATCAGCCCGTGTCATCTAAACTCTGGGGAGGCAGGACACCGATATGCACCTGGGGCCTCACGCAAGGCAGCCCAGGCCACACACAGACAGGAGGACCCCGCCAGGGCAGGCGTCCAGGGCTGTCCCGGAGAGCCATGGCCATCTCCCCGGGAGGCCCGTGCTGGCTGCGGCTGCCCTGAATGCCCTGGGCCGCTCGCCGGCCAGCGGGAGCTGCAGGTACAGGGGCAGACCTCGCCCACCTGAGCACCTGGAGAGGCGGGGCCCGTGCTGCCTGCGTGCAGGGCGAGGGCGCGGCCCCCAGCGTCCCGTGCTGGCCTGGCAGCGGACGCCATCCGAGGGGCACGTCGCAGCCCCGCCGGCCCGGCCTTCCGCACAGCCGTCCTCCCTACGCAGGTGAAACGTCCTTTACCCGCAGTTGTTTATGGTCGTGGGGCCCCATGTGCGCTTCTGCCACGATGATTTGTAGCTTCCTCGTGGGGTCGCTCCGGTCCCGGTAGCAATTTGTCACAGCGGCCCTGCAGCTTtccgccaccccccacccacctccgcAGGGTCTGGGGGTTTCGGATGCTCTGTGTCCTCCCAATGCCCAGCTTCCTCTGTCTGTTTTACTGTCTGGTGCCCACAGGTAAGGTCAGCCCGCTCCCCGTACAGTGCGTTCTCCTGGGCCTGCAGTTCATGGGGCGGGGCAGGCCCTGGACTCCCAGGTGAGACTGAGCAGAGTCAGCAGGGCCACACTGTGGTGACCTCAAATGTCACCGCAGTGGCTTCTGGCCTGAGAAGGCCGCAGTGCACAGAGGAGAGAACAGCGGGAAGCCCCTTGGACTGTCCCAgcctggggccaggctgggggtggggtgttcccctccccccacccagggtGTCTGGGCTGGTTTGGGGGCAGCAGGCAGACCGGGGGCCCAGGTGGGGCCGGCATGTGACTGGCGGACGCCCTCCCTCTCGGCAGGTGCTGAATGAGGCGGTGGGGGCGCTGATGTACCACACCATCACGCTGACCAGGGAGGACCTGGAGAAGTTCAAAGCTCTTCGTATCATTGTTCGGATCGGCAGTGGTTTCGACAACATCGACATCAAGTCAGCTGGGGACTTAGGTAGGGCGCTTCCGGGCTCTTCCTTTGCAGCTTTCGTGTGTCCTTCCCTGGGCTGGATTTCGTCACATCTGGTTTTGTCTGTGGGTTTTGCTTTACACCAAGAGTCCCCTGCAGCTGCCTGTTTGGCTGGAGGTGACTCATGAGCCTGCTTTTGGGGTGCAGAGCCCCGGCCACTGGTCAAAGCAGCTTCCTCAGAAAGCCACGCGAGAGCACGTGTCCTCTGGCTCGTGGCCAGTGTGCGTTCTGGTCTTGCCTCCCCGTGTGTCTGCACCGGCCTCGTGGCCTCATCCAGCCAGGTCGTGCCTGGCCAGGGCCTGCGGTCAGAGGCAGTGCCCCCGGTGCCTGGTTGTGCCTGTCCTTTCCTCCGGGATGCAGCTGAAGGAACTTGTCAGAACGTTCCGGCATCTCTGCCTGCCGCAGAGTCGTGGTGGGGTTTGCGTCACGCGTCCTGGAGTTTACTGTGCTCCTGTGGGCACGCTCATGCCCACCACCGGCTCACCTGGCCGAGCCCTCCCGCCCTGTTGTCACCTGCCCCCAAGCAGCATGCCCCGGAGCGTCGCACCGTGGCCTGGGGGCTCCTTGGAGGCTCTGTCCCTGTGCACGGAGTCTGGCCTCACTCTGTTCCTCCGCCAGGGACAGTCAGAGCCGAGCCCTGTGCTTACCTTTCAAAGCCTGGCAGGTGGGCACTCGGAAGTCCCAGGACCTGGTCTGCTCTCCCAGGCAGCAGTTTTGTTCCCAGGTCTAGGGGACACTGTGGCTTGGGCCCCCCTGTCCCCCACCAGCTCTTGCATTTCATGGTGGGCTGAGTTGTTTCTGGAACCCACCCTGGGCCCGTCCTGCAGCCCTGCCGGTGTGTTTGGCATCATCCTGGCATTTGGGGGAGCTCGAGGAGCTGCTCCTCCGTTCACCAGGCGCCTCTAGAAGGTCAGGTGGCCAGCAATCTGGGCGAGGTAGATGCCTGCCGTGTCCCGTCCTGTCTGCCGCTGGACCTACAGGCAGCTTCTCCACGTGGCACGTAACCAGGGTCTGCCTCCTAGCCTCCCAGGATGGCCCGGGGACGCTCCTCTGGCCTTGCGTGAGGGAAGGGCCACGACTGGCTTCGGTGACCGCGCGTGTGTATCTGTTCCCAGGCATCGCGGTCTGCAACGTGCCGGCGGCGTCTGTCGAGGAGACGGCTGACTCCACCCTGTGCCACATCCTCAACCTGTACCGCAGGACCACCTGGCTGCACCAGGCGCTGCGGGAAGGCACACGGGTCCAGAGCGTTGAGCAGATCCGGGAAGTGGCTTCCGGAGCGGCCAGGATCCGTGGGGAGACCTTGGGCATCATAGGACTAGGTGAGTTAGTCTGTGTCCTTGCTCCTTGTGTTGGCTCGGCTGACCACGAGGCCGGGGCTTGGCTGTGCTGCCAGGCGGTCCCCCCCAACGCTGGACGGTCCCCCCGACCTGAGGGCGACTTCCCCCATGCAGGGCGGTTTCCAGGCTGGAGACAGCGTGGGGCTGATCCTCCCAGGAACAGCAGGTGTGGGTCACACGTACGCCAACATGGTTGCCCATGGGGTCACACACAAACGCACGCCCACCACACTCAGACACGCTCACCCTGTCCCCGCTCCGACCACGGCTAAGTGGACGTGGCCTTCAGGTGAGGGCCAGGTGGCCCTTAACCCTGCTGTGGGTGCAGGGAGGTGGTTTACCTGCCATGCAGGCAGCTTTCCGGGGTCCGTGatgtccctcttctctttcttgtttgcGACCCATTTCCCTACCCAAACCCGGGCTCCACCCACCTGGGAGGCCAGCATGGATGGGACCCCCTTGTCATGCTGCCTCCTGAGCTTCCTCTGGTTGGCCCGCACGGCCTCCCCGCCCCACAGAGGCAGCGCTGTGTGCAGTGTGGGGCAGTGCCACAGGGACGTCTGGGTATTGTCGATCGTGAGGACGCACCTGTGTTAGCGCAGGTCGGGGTCGTCCGTGAGACACAGGCCTGTCTCCTCCGGCACAAATCGCCGTCCTGCTGAGATGGGCACGTGGACACCAGGACTGGTCCCCGTGAGCGTCTCCCCCCTGCTGCCCCCACTGTTGTGAAGGCAGGGACGGCACCCTTTACCTGGGGCCCCAGGCGTGGGGTTTGTTGAAGGAGGGTGGATGGGCAGCCAGTGTGCCTGGCCAGGTCGATCTGGGGGCTGCGTGATCTCGTTCGGCAGTGCTGTCGAGAGACTCTGACCTGGTGGGGCCGGGCGGGCCGAGTCTGACTTGGCAGAGGTGACCCGAGCAGCCCTTGCCCCGGCCCCCACTCAGGGGACTGTCTAAATGGCTCTCCGGGTGTCTGGGTGTGTTTTCGGCCCCACCTACCAGGCAGCGGGTGCCCTGTGGCTGAGTTACCTGGCCTCGTGGCACCGTGGGCAGCTGTTTGGGTGCGGCCGGCAGGACTGTTCTGCCCTGGTCTCACCTGGGGTCCCGGGGGTCCCGTCCCTCGGGCAGTCACCCTTCAGCAGGCAGGTGCGGGACCCCGCCCCACACCACGGTGGCCTCAGGGAGCGTGggctgtttctcccctgctcgctttccTCATGGGTGTCCCCCTGCCCTGGGCCGGCCGGGGACTCCAGAGGGGCCCTGCGGTGCCGTGCGGGGTGCCCCCTGGCCTGCGGCACCGCTCCCTGAGACGTTGGGACCGGGGCCGCGCTGTCCTGGGCCTGGCTGCCCGGTGGCCCCACTGTGGCCAGGTCAGGGCTCTCTCCTGGGGTCTCGGAGTTAGTGGCTCCGAGCCCCTCTGGTCTCCCCCCTCCAGATGCAGGGGCCACCCCTCTGGTGCTGCGGCCCTCACCCTGTGCCTTCCCCAGGgaccccctccagcccctgccctcctctctgaATGCCCCGTCTTTAGCGTCTGGGAGCAGATGCCTGGGGGCGGACAGGGCCGTGCTCCCCACAGCGAGCGGCCCCGGGCACAGGGGAGACTGAGGCGGTGTGGGGGGTCGCTCAGCCTGCGGCCCCGGTGACGCCGAGTCTCGCCCTGCCAGGTCGCGTGGGGCAGGCGGTGGCACTTCGGGCCAAGGCCTTCGGCTTCAACGTGCTGTTCTACGACCCCTACCTGTCAGACGGCACGGAACGGGCGCTGGGGCTGCAGCGGGTGAGCACCCTACAGGACCTGCTGTTCCACAGCGACTGCGTCAGCCTGCACTGCGGCCTCAACGAGCACAACCACCACCTCATCAACGACTTCACCGTCAAGCAGGTGGGCGCCCGCCACCCTCGTGCCCGTGctcctgggggaaggggagggcgaGGGTCGGGCCTGGGTGCCAGGGGTAGGGCGAGGGTCGGGGCCCGTGTtcccagggtcctggggaagggcaAGTGTTGGGGCCCGGGGTCCTGGGGTCCTGGGGGAGGGCAAGGATCGGGGCCTGGGTGCCAGGGGCCCAGGGGCGGGGGTGAGGGTCAGGGCCCGTGTTCCCTGGATCCTGGGGGAGGGCGAGGGTCGGGGCCTGGGGGccgggggcctgggggagggggagggggagggtcggGGCCTGGGTTCCCGGTGGGTGGATTCCTGGCTGGAGACTCACTTGCTAGGGAGTCATCCACACAGGCAGGCCTGTCTTCTGAGTCCCTGGTCCTGTCATCCCCACGTGTAGGGCAGACGCTACGCCCAGGGGTTTTGCATTGTCCTGCGCCGTCTGCCTGTGCCACGTGCCTCAGTACCGTGTCTGCAGGGCGAAGCGTCCCTGGGGGCCGGGGGTGCCCGGACAGTGGCCATGAGGCACACGGTGTCACCAGGGTTTCAGAACTGCCCTGGGTCAGGCCGGCGCTCGAGCTAGTGGCTGCCTCTCCCGGGCCAGGCCTTTCGAGTGCCTAGGCgcgtgcctgtgtgtgcgtgcctACGcgcatgtgcctgtgtgtgggATTTTCTGTGTCCGCTGCTCTGCCCGCCTTGCAGgtgtgtgcatgttttttttgggggtggggatcaCCCCTGCTGtctgccccaggccctgcagTCCTGTGGGGAAGGCCGGG contains:
- the CTBP1 gene encoding C-terminal-binding protein 1 isoform X2; this translates as MGSSHLLNKGLPLGVRPPIMNGPMHPRPLVALLDGRDCTVEMPILKDVATVAFCDAQSTQEIHEKVLNEAVGALMYHTITLTREDLEKFKALRIIVRIGSGFDNIDIKSAGDLGIAVCNVPAASVEETADSTLCHILNLYRRTTWLHQALREGTRVQSVEQIREVASGAARIRGETLGIIGLGRVGQAVALRAKAFGFNVLFYDPYLSDGTERALGLQRVSTLQDLLFHSDCVSLHCGLNEHNHHLINDFTVKQMRQGAFLVNTARGGLVDEKALAQALKEGRIRGAALDVHESEPFSFSQGPLKDAPNLICTPHAAWYSEQASIEMREEAAREIRRAITGRIPDSLKNCVNKDHLTAATHWASMDPAVVHPELNGAAYRYPPGVVGVAPSGIPTAVEGIVPSAMSLSHGLPPVSHPPHAPSPGQTVKPEADRDHASDQL
- the CTBP1 gene encoding C-terminal-binding protein 1 isoform X3, whose product is MSGVRPPIMNGPMHPRPLVALLDGRDCTVEMPILKDVATVAFCDAQSTQEIHEKVLNEAVGALMYHTITLTREDLEKFKALRIIVRIGSGFDNIDIKSAGDLGIAVCNVPAASVEETADSTLCHILNLYRRTTWLHQALREGTRVQSVEQIREVASGAARIRGETLGIIGLGRVGQAVALRAKAFGFNVLFYDPYLSDGTERALGLQRVSTLQDLLFHSDCVSLHCGLNEHNHHLINDFTVKQMRQGAFLVNTARGGLVDEKALAQALKEGRIRGAALDVHESEPFSFSQGPLKDAPNLICTPHAAWYSEQASIEMREEAAREIRRAITGRIPDSLKNCVNKDHLTAATHWASMDPAVVHPELNGAAYSRYPPGVVGVAPSGIPTAVEGIVPSAMSLSHGLPPVSHPPHAPSPGQTVKPEADRDHASDQL
- the CTBP1 gene encoding C-terminal-binding protein 1 isoform X1, which produces MGSSHLLNKGLPLGVRPPIMNGPMHPRPLVALLDGRDCTVEMPILKDVATVAFCDAQSTQEIHEKVLNEAVGALMYHTITLTREDLEKFKALRIIVRIGSGFDNIDIKSAGDLGIAVCNVPAASVEETADSTLCHILNLYRRTTWLHQALREGTRVQSVEQIREVASGAARIRGETLGIIGLGRVGQAVALRAKAFGFNVLFYDPYLSDGTERALGLQRVSTLQDLLFHSDCVSLHCGLNEHNHHLINDFTVKQMRQGAFLVNTARGGLVDEKALAQALKEGRIRGAALDVHESEPFSFSQGPLKDAPNLICTPHAAWYSEQASIEMREEAAREIRRAITGRIPDSLKNCVNKDHLTAATHWASMDPAVVHPELNGAAYSRYPPGVVGVAPSGIPTAVEGIVPSAMSLSHGLPPVSHPPHAPSPGQTVKPEADRDHASDQL